In one Lachnospiraceae bacterium GAM79 genomic region, the following are encoded:
- a CDS encoding Crp/Fnr family transcriptional regulator, with protein sequence MSFENYFPLWNDLNTAQKKLISDNLITQHVKKGTIIHNGNMDCTGLLLVKSGQLRTYILSDEGREITLYRLFDMDICLLSASCIIRSIQFEVTIEAEKDTDLWIIPAEIYKGIMNESAPVANYTNELMATRFSDVMWLIEQIMWKSLDKRVASFLLEETSIEETNELKITHETIANHLGSHREVITRMLRYFQGEGLVKLSRGKITILDPKRLETLQRS encoded by the coding sequence ATGAGCTTCGAAAATTATTTTCCACTATGGAATGACTTAAATACAGCACAGAAAAAACTAATTTCAGACAATTTGATCACACAGCATGTGAAAAAAGGAACAATCATTCACAACGGGAACATGGATTGTACCGGATTATTACTGGTTAAATCCGGGCAGCTTCGAACTTATATATTATCAGATGAAGGACGAGAGATTACACTCTACCGTCTGTTCGATATGGATATATGTCTTTTATCTGCCTCATGTATCATACGATCCATTCAATTTGAAGTAACCATTGAGGCAGAAAAAGATACTGATCTTTGGATCATCCCTGCTGAAATCTATAAGGGCATCATGAATGAATCTGCTCCTGTCGCAAACTATACCAATGAGTTAATGGCTACTCGTTTTTCTGATGTCATGTGGCTGATTGAACAAATCATGTGGAAGAGTTTGGATAAGCGTGTTGCTTCATTTCTTTTAGAAGAGACCTCTATCGAAGAAACAAATGAATTGAAAATCACTCACGAAACTATCGCCAACCATCTTGGTTCCCACAGGGAAGTTATCACTCGAATGCTTCGATACTTTCAAGGCGAGGGTCTCGTCAAACTCTCCCGGGGCAAAATCACAATCCTTGATCCAAAAAGACTGGAAACACTCCAAAGGTCATAA
- a CDS encoding FAD-dependent oxidoreductase, whose translation MKVIIVGGVAGGATAAARIRRLDEHAEITVYERSGYISYANCGLPYYIGDVITDPEALTLQTPESFFKRFRINMKIHHEVISIHPECKTVSVKNLENGEIFEENYDKLILSPGAKPTQPRLPGVGIDKLFTLRTVEDTFRIKEYINKNHPKSAVLAGGGFIGLELAENLRELGMDVTIVQGPKQLMNPFDPDMASMIHNEMRKHGIKLILGYTVEGFKGNDNGVEVLLKDNPSLQADMVVLAIGVTPDTVLAKEAGLELGIKESIVVNDRMETSVPDIYAAGDAVQVKHYVTGNDALISLAGPANKQGRIIADNICGGDSRYLGSQGSSVIKVFDMIAATTGINETNAKKSGLEVDTVILSPMSHAGYYPGGKVMTMKVVFEKESYRLLGAQIIGYEGVDKRIDVLATAIHAGLNATQLKDLDLAYAPPYSSAKDPVNMAGFMIDNIAKGTLKQWHLEDMDKISKDKDVELLDVRTVGEFSRGHIDGFKNIPVDELRERISEIEKGKPVYLICQSGLRSYIASRILEGNGYETYNFSGGFRFYDAVVNDRALIERAYACGMDY comes from the coding sequence ATGAAGGTAATAATCGTAGGAGGTGTAGCAGGAGGAGCTACAGCCGCAGCAAGAATACGCAGACTGGATGAACATGCAGAAATTACTGTGTATGAAAGATCCGGATACATATCCTATGCGAATTGTGGGCTTCCATATTATATTGGAGACGTGATTACAGATCCGGAAGCACTTACACTACAGACACCAGAGAGTTTTTTTAAACGCTTCCGTATTAACATGAAAATTCATCATGAAGTTATCTCAATACATCCCGAATGTAAAACTGTTTCAGTGAAGAATTTAGAAAACGGTGAAATATTTGAAGAAAACTATGATAAGCTAATCCTATCTCCAGGTGCAAAGCCTACACAGCCGAGACTTCCCGGAGTAGGTATTGATAAACTTTTTACACTTCGTACTGTAGAAGACACTTTTCGGATAAAGGAATATATAAATAAGAATCATCCAAAATCGGCTGTATTGGCAGGTGGCGGTTTTATTGGTCTGGAACTGGCAGAAAATTTGAGGGAGCTTGGCATGGATGTTACGATTGTCCAGGGGCCTAAGCAGCTGATGAACCCTTTTGACCCGGATATGGCATCCATGATCCATAATGAAATGAGAAAGCATGGGATAAAACTGATACTGGGCTATACAGTAGAAGGATTTAAAGGAAATGACAACGGAGTGGAGGTTCTGTTGAAAGATAATCCATCCCTTCAGGCTGATATGGTAGTTCTGGCAATCGGAGTCACACCAGACACAGTATTAGCAAAAGAAGCCGGTCTGGAACTTGGCATCAAGGAAAGTATTGTAGTGAATGACAGAATGGAAACCTCTGTACCGGATATTTATGCTGCAGGTGATGCAGTTCAGGTAAAACATTATGTTACGGGTAATGATGCGCTGATTTCTTTGGCAGGACCGGCCAATAAACAGGGCAGAATCATCGCTGATAATATTTGTGGCGGTGATAGTCGTTACCTGGGCAGTCAGGGAAGCTCCGTTATAAAAGTGTTTGATATGATAGCAGCCACTACAGGTATCAATGAAACCAATGCCAAAAAGTCAGGATTAGAGGTAGATACAGTAATTCTTTCTCCTATGAGTCATGCCGGTTACTATCCTGGTGGAAAAGTGATGACCATGAAGGTGGTTTTTGAAAAAGAAAGCTATCGTTTGCTTGGCGCTCAGATTATTGGATATGAAGGAGTTGATAAACGTATTGATGTGCTGGCAACAGCAATTCATGCGGGGCTGAATGCAACCCAGTTGAAAGATCTGGATCTGGCATATGCACCACCTTATTCTTCTGCTAAGGATCCGGTAAACATGGCTGGATTTATGATAGACAATATTGCAAAAGGGACATTAAAGCAATGGCATTTGGAAGATATGGACAAGATTTCTAAAGATAAAGATGTGGAGTTGCTAGATGTGAGAACTGTAGGTGAATTCAGCAGGGGGCATATAGATGGATTCAAAAACATACCTGTAGATGAACTGAGAGAACGAATTAGTGAAATTGAGAAAGGAAAGCCTGTGTATCTGATATGCCAGAGTGGTCTGCGCAGTTATATTGCGAGCCGTATTCTGGAAGGAAACGGTTATGAAACGTATAATTTCTCTGGCGGATTCCGATTCTATGATGCAGTGGTCAATGACCGTGCGCTGATTGAAAGGGCATATGCATGTGGTATGGATTATTAA